One genomic region from Bradyrhizobium icense encodes:
- a CDS encoding ABC transporter ATP-binding protein, with protein sequence MMLQSAPSISSDALLEVDNLVVEYPVGSRIVHAVSGVSLQIARGETLGLVGESGCGKSTLGRAVLQLRRPTAGRVLFDGHDLTMMHGDTLRLMRRRVQLIFQDPIASLNPRRKIGDIVAEPLVIAGVKDPEKRKQLVHEVLSAVGLDPTLVVGRLPHEFSGGQCQRICIARALILNPEFIVCDEPVSALDVSIRAQILNLLEEMKARFGLTLLFIAHDLAVVKAVSDRVAVMYLGRLCEVGPSEQLFARPAHPYTALLIEAIPMPDPDVRPAETVPVGEPPSPIAPPSGCRFRTRCPRADQRCSDEMPELRAVAPGQFVACHHPLI encoded by the coding sequence ATGATGTTGCAATCCGCTCCATCGATTTCGTCTGACGCGTTGCTCGAGGTCGACAACCTCGTTGTCGAGTATCCTGTCGGTTCCAGGATCGTTCATGCCGTGTCCGGCGTCTCCTTGCAGATCGCCCGCGGCGAAACGCTGGGTCTGGTCGGCGAATCCGGCTGCGGGAAATCGACGCTCGGCCGCGCGGTCCTGCAACTGCGCCGCCCAACCGCCGGGCGTGTGCTGTTCGACGGCCACGATCTCACGATGATGCACGGCGATACCTTGCGGTTGATGCGCCGGCGCGTGCAGTTGATCTTCCAGGATCCGATCGCCTCGCTCAATCCGCGCCGCAAGATCGGCGACATCGTCGCCGAGCCGCTGGTGATCGCGGGTGTGAAGGATCCGGAGAAGCGCAAGCAGCTCGTCCACGAGGTGTTGAGTGCGGTCGGGCTTGACCCGACGCTCGTCGTCGGGCGGCTGCCGCATGAGTTTTCCGGTGGCCAGTGCCAGCGCATCTGCATCGCGCGCGCGCTCATTCTCAATCCCGAGTTCATCGTCTGCGACGAGCCGGTTTCCGCGCTCGATGTTTCGATTCGCGCCCAGATCCTCAATCTGCTCGAGGAGATGAAGGCCCGGTTCGGACTGACGCTGCTGTTTATTGCGCACGATCTCGCGGTGGTGAAAGCCGTGAGCGACCGCGTCGCGGTGATGTATCTGGGGCGGCTCTGCGAGGTCGGTCCCTCCGAGCAGCTCTTTGCCAGGCCGGCGCATCCCTATACTGCGCTCTTGATCGAGGCGATCCCGATGCCCGATCCGGATGTGCGCCCCGCCGAGACCGTGCCCGTGGGGGAGCCGCCGTCGCCGATCGCGCCGCCGTCCGGCTGCCGGTTTCGCACCCGCTGTCCCCGCGCGGATCAGCGATGCAGCGACGAGATGCCGGAACTGCGCGCCGTGGCGCCAGGCCAGTTCGTGGCTTGCCATCACCCGCTGATCTGA
- a CDS encoding ABC transporter permease: MATLELDVAEVAVTQPARKGRRLGMLFWAAIGWMTFVFAMAVLAPLLPLPSPTDMDMLERRAPFSAEHWLGTDGLGRDELSRLIYGARISLVVGLCAPVIGLTIGGALGMLAGYFRGRFESIVVGSMDVLLAFPPLILALAVTAYLGQSILNLTLILGFLGVPAFMRVARAATLTLSRREFVIAAQALGATHARILLRELLPNVILPLFAFFLLGVAITIVVEGSLSFLGLGVPPPISSWGSMIGEGRESLDVAPRLAFLPAAAMFLTVLSFNLVGDTLRALTDPRQGAL; the protein is encoded by the coding sequence ATGGCCACGCTTGAACTCGATGTTGCCGAAGTGGCCGTAACCCAGCCCGCCCGCAAGGGCCGGCGGCTTGGCATGCTGTTCTGGGCGGCGATCGGCTGGATGACTTTCGTTTTCGCGATGGCAGTCCTTGCGCCTCTCCTACCGCTGCCGAGCCCGACCGACATGGACATGCTGGAGCGGCGGGCCCCGTTCTCGGCGGAGCATTGGCTCGGCACCGACGGGCTCGGCCGCGACGAACTTTCGCGCCTGATCTACGGCGCGCGGATTTCGCTGGTGGTCGGTCTCTGCGCGCCTGTAATCGGGCTTACCATCGGCGGCGCGCTCGGCATGCTCGCAGGCTATTTCCGCGGCCGGTTCGAATCGATCGTTGTCGGCAGCATGGACGTGCTGCTGGCGTTCCCGCCGCTTATCCTGGCGCTTGCCGTAACGGCGTATCTCGGGCAGTCGATTCTGAATCTCACTCTCATTCTCGGTTTCCTTGGCGTTCCCGCCTTCATGCGTGTGGCGCGCGCTGCGACGCTGACGCTGTCGCGGCGCGAATTCGTCATCGCGGCGCAGGCACTGGGTGCCACGCATGCGCGGATCCTGCTGCGCGAACTGTTGCCGAACGTGATCCTGCCGCTGTTTGCCTTCTTCCTGCTCGGTGTTGCCATCACGATCGTCGTCGAGGGCTCGTTGTCATTCCTCGGACTCGGCGTGCCCCCGCCGATATCGAGCTGGGGCAGCATGATCGGGGAGGGGCGCGAGAGTCTCGATGTGGCGCCGCGGCTCGCTTTCCTGCCGGCAGCGGCCATGTTCCTCACCGTGCTTTCCTTCAATCTGGTCGGCGACACCTTGCGTGCGCTGACCGACCCACGTCAGGGCGCGCTGTGA
- the glgA gene encoding glycogen synthase GlgA, which produces MDDFVRVGGLAAVSAALPRALRRRSDVRVMLPGYRDIVEQLTHIDIVGQCDALAEMPACSVGRAATKDGLPVYVLLCPQLYDRPGNPYGDESGQDWPDNDIRFGRFASAAAELALGKVDKNWAADLVHANDWQAALTPAYLAWKGAKVPSILTIHNLAYQGLFPPDSLRRIGAPESSFHIDGLEFYDHVSFLKGGLVYASHLTTVSATYAKEITTRELGCGLEGLLKRRSDADQLTGILNGIDESWDPRACAQLAQTFGAGDWAGKQANADYVRKQFGLALSRGPIFALVARLVHQKGVDLVLSAADKIIDAGGQIVVTGSGEPHIEKALVEAHLRRPDAIGVVIGFNDGQARRMFAGSDFTLMPSRFEPCGLSQMYAQRFGSLPIGHQTGGLAETIKDGETGFLFSKPSPESFLGGVQRAFEAFRAKDRLDTMRRNAMARSFSWDLSAACYNALYRKTVAPSIAA; this is translated from the coding sequence ATGGATGATTTCGTCCGGGTGGGCGGGCTCGCTGCCGTCTCGGCCGCCCTGCCCCGGGCGCTTCGCCGGCGGAGCGACGTCCGGGTCATGCTGCCCGGCTACCGCGACATCGTCGAGCAACTCACCCATATTGATATCGTTGGACAATGTGACGCGCTGGCGGAGATGCCGGCCTGCTCGGTCGGGCGGGCAGCGACAAAGGACGGCCTGCCGGTCTACGTCCTGCTCTGCCCGCAATTATATGACCGGCCCGGCAATCCCTATGGCGATGAATCCGGCCAGGACTGGCCTGATAATGACATCCGCTTTGGACGGTTTGCGTCGGCCGCCGCCGAACTTGCCTTGGGCAAGGTGGACAAGAATTGGGCAGCGGACCTGGTCCACGCCAATGACTGGCAGGCTGCATTGACGCCGGCCTACCTGGCCTGGAAAGGGGCGAAGGTTCCTTCGATCCTGACCATCCACAACCTCGCCTATCAGGGACTGTTTCCCCCGGACTCGCTGCGCCGCATCGGGGCGCCCGAAAGCTCCTTCCACATCGACGGGCTCGAATTCTACGACCACGTGTCGTTCCTGAAGGGCGGCCTCGTCTACGCCTCGCATCTGACCACCGTCAGCGCCACCTACGCGAAGGAAATCACGACGCGCGAGCTCGGCTGCGGCCTCGAAGGCCTGCTGAAGCGCCGCTCGGATGCCGACCAACTGACCGGCATCCTCAACGGCATCGACGAAAGCTGGGATCCGCGGGCCTGCGCACAGTTGGCGCAGACCTTTGGCGCCGGCGATTGGGCAGGCAAGCAGGCGAACGCGGATTACGTCCGCAAGCAGTTTGGCCTGGCGCTGTCACGCGGACCGATATTCGCGCTCGTCGCCCGCCTGGTCCACCAGAAGGGCGTCGACCTCGTATTGTCGGCCGCCGATAAAATCATCGATGCCGGCGGCCAGATCGTCGTGACCGGCAGCGGCGAGCCCCACATCGAGAAGGCGCTGGTCGAGGCACATCTGCGCCGGCCGGACGCGATCGGTGTCGTCATCGGCTTCAACGACGGACAGGCGCGGCGAATGTTTGCCGGCAGCGATTTCACGCTGATGCCGTCGCGGTTCGAACCGTGCGGGCTGAGCCAGATGTATGCGCAGCGGTTCGGATCGCTGCCGATCGGTCACCAGACCGGTGGGTTGGCGGAAACCATCAAGGATGGCGAAACCGGTTTCCTGTTTTCGAAGCCCTCGCCGGAGTCGTTTCTCGGCGGCGTGCAGCGGGCGTTCGAAGCCTTCCGCGCCAAGGACCGGCTCGACACGATGCGGCGCAACGCAATGGCGCGATCGTTTAGCTGGGATCTTTCGGCCGCCTGCTACAACGCGCTCTACCGCAAGACGGTCGCGCCTTCCATCGCCGCATAA
- a CDS encoding alcohol dehydrogenase, which translates to MKSFQVAEFNAPLKEVDQETPQPTGTQVLIKVKAAGVCHSDLHIWEGGYDLGHGRKPLSLKDRGVSLPRTMGHETVGEVVAFGPDVTAADKGDLKIGDVALVYPWLGCGKCATCVGGDENMCVVKPNSLGVYCDGGYADHMTVPNPKYLLNLKGLDPVTAAPYACSGVTTYSALKKVEFAFNSPIVIFGAGGLGLMALSLLKAMGGKGAIVVDIDARKREAAEAAGALATVDGKAPDALEQLAKKAGEPIRAVIDLVGNAQTTQLGFDCLTKGGKLVIVGLFGGGAPWALPLIPIKAITIQGSYVGNLRETQELLELVRNKMIAPIPVTTMPLAKANEALADLQKGKLVGRAVLTP; encoded by the coding sequence ATGAAGAGTTTTCAGGTCGCCGAGTTCAACGCACCTCTGAAAGAGGTGGATCAGGAGACGCCGCAGCCGACGGGCACGCAGGTACTGATCAAGGTGAAGGCCGCCGGCGTCTGCCATAGCGATCTCCACATCTGGGAAGGCGGTTACGATCTCGGCCATGGCCGCAAGCCGCTGTCGCTGAAGGACCGCGGCGTGTCGCTGCCGCGCACGATGGGCCACGAGACGGTCGGCGAGGTCGTGGCGTTCGGGCCCGACGTCACCGCCGCCGACAAGGGCGATCTCAAGATAGGCGACGTCGCGCTGGTCTATCCCTGGCTCGGCTGCGGCAAATGCGCTACCTGCGTAGGCGGCGACGAGAACATGTGCGTGGTGAAACCAAATTCGCTCGGCGTCTACTGCGACGGCGGCTATGCCGACCACATGACGGTGCCGAACCCGAAATATCTCCTGAATCTGAAGGGACTCGATCCCGTCACCGCGGCGCCCTATGCCTGTTCCGGCGTCACTACCTATAGCGCGCTGAAGAAGGTCGAATTCGCTTTCAACTCGCCGATCGTCATCTTCGGCGCCGGCGGCCTCGGCCTGATGGCGCTGTCGCTGCTAAAGGCGATGGGCGGCAAGGGCGCCATCGTCGTCGACATCGATGCGCGCAAGCGCGAAGCGGCCGAGGCTGCCGGTGCGCTTGCAACCGTCGACGGCAAGGCGCCGGACGCGCTGGAGCAGCTCGCGAAAAAGGCCGGCGAACCGATTCGCGCCGTGATCGACCTCGTCGGCAATGCGCAGACCACGCAGCTTGGCTTCGACTGCCTGACCAAGGGCGGCAAGCTCGTGATCGTCGGCCTGTTCGGCGGCGGCGCGCCCTGGGCGTTGCCGCTGATCCCGATCAAGGCGATCACGATCCAGGGCAGCTATGTCGGCAATCTGCGCGAAACACAGGAATTGCTCGAACTCGTGCGCAACAAGATGATCGCGCCGATTCCGGTGACGACGATGCCGCTCGCGAAAGCCAACGAAGCGCTCGCCGATTTGCAGAAGGGCAAATTGGTCGGCCGTGCGGTGCTGACGCCGTAA
- a CDS encoding ABC transporter ATP-binding protein, giving the protein MLSVEDVVVDLPTPRGNLRAVDHVDLTVGAGRTLGIVGESGCGKTMLSRAVLQLLPKKAKLSGRVMFDGQDLLQLPPEKLRKLRGRSLAVVFQDPMTSLNPVLTIGTQLIETLQEHLELDDAAATRRSVELLAAVGIPAPEQRLAQYPHQLSGGMRQRVAIAIALSCEPKLLIADEPTTALDVTIQAQILDLLAREQRRRHMAMIIITHDLGVVAGRTDEVAVMYAGRVVERAPTLALFKKMRMPYTEALLAALPKLDAAPHTPLPAISGRPPDPTRPLKGCSFSPRCRYAVARCQNEKPALEAAETSAHQFACFHPIEAHADANA; this is encoded by the coding sequence TTGCTCTCTGTCGAAGATGTCGTCGTCGATCTGCCGACGCCGCGCGGCAATCTGCGCGCGGTGGATCACGTCGACCTCACCGTCGGCGCCGGGCGCACGCTCGGCATCGTCGGCGAATCCGGCTGCGGCAAGACCATGCTGTCGCGCGCGGTCCTGCAACTGCTGCCCAAAAAGGCAAAGCTCTCCGGCCGGGTGATGTTTGACGGGCAGGACCTGCTGCAGCTTCCGCCGGAGAAACTGCGCAAGCTGCGCGGCCGGTCGCTGGCGGTCGTGTTCCAGGATCCCATGACCTCGCTCAACCCGGTGCTGACGATCGGCACCCAATTGATCGAGACGCTGCAGGAGCATCTCGAGCTGGACGATGCCGCCGCGACCAGACGCAGCGTCGAGCTGCTCGCCGCGGTCGGAATCCCCGCGCCCGAGCAGCGGCTGGCGCAGTATCCGCACCAGCTTTCCGGCGGCATGCGGCAGCGCGTGGCAATCGCGATTGCGCTGTCATGCGAACCGAAACTCCTGATCGCGGACGAACCGACCACCGCGCTCGACGTGACGATCCAGGCGCAGATCCTCGATCTCCTGGCGCGGGAGCAGCGCCGCCGGCACATGGCGATGATTATCATCACCCACGACCTCGGCGTCGTCGCCGGACGCACCGACGAGGTCGCGGTGATGTATGCCGGCCGCGTCGTCGAGCGCGCCCCGACGCTTGCGTTGTTCAAGAAGATGCGGATGCCCTATACCGAGGCGCTTCTGGCGGCGCTGCCCAAACTCGATGCCGCACCCCACACACCGCTGCCGGCGATATCGGGACGTCCGCCGGATCCGACGCGGCCGCTGAAGGGGTGTTCGTTCTCGCCGCGCTGCCGCTATGCGGTGGCCCGCTGCCAGAACGAGAAGCCCGCGCTCGAAGCGGCAGAGACGAGCGCGCATCAGTTCGCCTGCTTCCACCCGATAGAAGCCCATGCGGATGCCAACGCATGA
- a CDS encoding CaiB/BaiF CoA transferase family protein, with amino-acid sequence MTGSFAGLRVLDFSTTIAGPHCTRMLADMGAEVIKIETEEGETMRTRPPVRNNCSTAFGQLNVGKNSLVLDLKSSKGLEAVRRLVANADVLVENFRPGVMRRLKLDYASLHSLNPKLVYCSISGYGQTGPSAELPAYAPVIHAASGYEMAHLAYQPGRSRPDYCGIYHADVLTGVYAFGAISAALYQRTATGQGQHIDVSMLEAMLSLTLNELQWSQFDVKPTQRPMFGPIETTDGYVMMAIASEKTFQSLMQVIGHPEWVSDPRFAKYSDRRENWTSLMEGVEAWSRTVTTAQCLAALNAQGVPSSAYRTVAEALRDPQIAHRGALAEVEDGGGTFRVLNLPFRMSGAKVSAAKRMSTLGEHTRAYLKETGLSEDEIASFAGKAQIAVRG; translated from the coding sequence ATGACAGGCAGCTTTGCAGGCCTACGCGTCCTCGATTTCTCAACCACGATTGCCGGGCCTCACTGCACACGCATGTTAGCCGATATGGGGGCGGAGGTCATCAAGATTGAAACCGAGGAGGGCGAGACGATGCGCACCCGCCCGCCGGTGCGGAACAATTGCTCAACCGCGTTCGGCCAACTCAATGTCGGCAAGAACAGCCTGGTTCTGGATCTGAAGTCGTCCAAGGGTTTGGAGGCGGTTCGCCGATTGGTCGCGAATGCTGACGTGCTGGTCGAGAATTTCCGTCCGGGGGTGATGCGGCGATTGAAGCTCGATTACGCTTCCCTGCACAGTCTCAATCCGAAACTGGTCTATTGCTCGATCTCCGGATATGGCCAGACAGGGCCGTCGGCGGAGCTGCCGGCCTATGCGCCGGTGATTCACGCGGCGTCGGGCTATGAGATGGCGCATCTGGCTTACCAGCCCGGACGAAGCCGGCCGGACTATTGCGGCATCTATCACGCCGACGTGCTGACCGGCGTATATGCGTTCGGCGCGATCTCGGCCGCACTGTATCAGCGCACGGCAACCGGGCAGGGACAGCACATTGACGTCTCGATGCTGGAAGCCATGCTGAGCCTGACGCTGAACGAACTGCAATGGTCGCAATTCGACGTGAAGCCGACGCAACGGCCGATGTTCGGTCCGATCGAGACGACGGACGGCTATGTCATGATGGCAATCGCCAGCGAGAAAACCTTCCAGAGCCTGATGCAGGTGATCGGTCATCCGGAGTGGGTGAGCGATCCGCGCTTTGCCAAATATTCCGATCGGAGAGAAAACTGGACGAGCCTGATGGAAGGAGTGGAAGCGTGGTCGCGCACCGTGACGACCGCGCAATGCCTCGCCGCGCTCAATGCGCAAGGTGTCCCGTCGTCGGCCTACCGCACCGTGGCCGAAGCGTTGCGCGATCCGCAGATTGCCCATCGCGGCGCGTTGGCCGAGGTCGAGGACGGCGGCGGCACCTTCAGGGTGCTCAACCTGCCGTTCCGCATGTCGGGTGCCAAGGTGTCGGCGGCGAAGCGCATGTCGACGCTCGGTGAGCACACGCGGGCGTATCTGAAGGAGACCGGCCTGTCGGAGGATGAAATCGCATCCTTTGCCGGGAAGGCGCAGATCGCCGTGCGCGGCTGA
- a CDS encoding ABC transporter substrate-binding protein gives MKAAIRSSALARIFLVAGFGVALSAMPASAQKAGGSITVGLELDIPGFDPLKVGVYDTAALTASSAIFDTLTYLDANGKPQPKLALSWSSSEDFKTWTFKLRPGVKFHDGTPFNAEAYKANFDRQKDPVNKCRCAFYISNINNVQAPDELTLVYNLKDPSVNFPSLVSYASQNSAVHSPTAWKTKGDDYNRNPVGTGPYILKSWTAGDRMILEKNPDYWDKDKVNFDRITLKPLPDAQSRFASLQSGEVDLVWDDEYSADNIQKAQKDSKLTVHTYAGSGAAVYAMNTKTPPFDDVRVRQALVMALDRKKMSQAITNGLARPASNPYGEGSWVKCKDDGALPEDLEKAKALIKDYGKPVEFKMLVTATPRGRTVGQVLQQLWKRAGANMEIEQVDQATIPPRAFMRQFQMTPWRIVDLADPDIQMYANFRTGSPVALANYSNPELDKLLDRARVTADQNKRIEDYCEITRLINKEAIWFWTFQNTYYAISSAKVKGLPKMYSGVIDVSRAWKE, from the coding sequence ATGAAAGCGGCGATCCGTTCGAGCGCGCTTGCGCGTATATTTCTTGTGGCGGGATTTGGCGTGGCATTGTCGGCGATGCCCGCCAGCGCGCAGAAGGCAGGCGGCAGCATCACCGTCGGTCTCGAACTCGATATTCCCGGTTTCGATCCCTTGAAAGTCGGTGTTTACGACACCGCGGCACTTACCGCGTCATCGGCAATCTTCGATACGCTCACCTATCTCGATGCCAACGGCAAGCCGCAGCCCAAGCTCGCATTGTCCTGGTCCAGTTCGGAAGACTTCAAGACCTGGACCTTCAAGCTGCGCCCCGGCGTCAAATTCCACGACGGCACGCCGTTCAACGCCGAAGCCTACAAGGCCAATTTCGACCGGCAGAAGGATCCTGTCAACAAGTGCCGCTGTGCCTTCTATATCTCCAACATCAACAACGTTCAGGCGCCGGACGAACTGACGCTGGTCTATAATCTCAAAGACCCCTCGGTAAACTTCCCATCGTTGGTGTCTTACGCGAGCCAGAACAGCGCGGTTCACTCCCCGACCGCCTGGAAAACCAAGGGCGACGACTACAACCGCAATCCTGTCGGCACCGGCCCCTACATTCTGAAATCCTGGACGGCCGGCGATCGCATGATCCTGGAGAAAAATCCGGACTACTGGGACAAGGACAAGGTCAACTTCGACCGCATCACGCTGAAGCCGCTGCCGGACGCGCAATCGCGCTTTGCCAGCCTGCAATCCGGCGAGGTCGACCTGGTCTGGGATGATGAATATTCCGCCGATAACATCCAGAAGGCGCAAAAGGACTCCAAGTTGACCGTGCACACCTATGCCGGTTCGGGTGCAGCGGTTTATGCCATGAACACCAAGACACCGCCGTTCGACGACGTACGCGTGCGCCAGGCGCTGGTCATGGCGCTTGACCGCAAGAAGATGTCGCAGGCCATTACCAATGGTCTCGCTAGACCCGCCAGCAACCCCTATGGCGAAGGCTCCTGGGTCAAGTGCAAGGACGACGGCGCGCTTCCCGAAGACCTCGAGAAAGCCAAGGCGCTGATCAAGGACTACGGCAAGCCTGTCGAGTTCAAGATGCTCGTCACGGCGACGCCGCGTGGGCGCACCGTTGGCCAGGTGCTGCAACAATTGTGGAAGCGGGCCGGTGCCAACATGGAGATCGAGCAGGTCGACCAGGCGACCATTCCGCCGCGCGCCTTCATGCGCCAGTTCCAGATGACACCGTGGCGGATCGTCGATCTCGCCGATCCTGACATCCAGATGTATGCCAATTTCCGCACCGGCAGCCCGGTCGCGCTCGCCAACTACTCCAATCCGGAACTCGACAAGCTGCTTGATCGCGCGCGGGTCACCGCCGACCAGAACAAGCGCATTGAGGACTATTGCGAGATCACGCGGCTGATCAACAAGGAGGCGATCTGGTTCTGGACCTTCCAGAACACCTACTACGCAATCTCGAGCGCCAAGGTTAAGGGACTTCCCAAGATGTATAGCGGGGTGATCGACGTATCACGCGCCTGGAAGGAATAA
- a CDS encoding ABC transporter permease, translating to MTFFVARRLLYLLPVLIAVSLLTFSIASLLPGDLAYTILGDQATPENVAALRHDMGLDQPIWWRYLSWLGNVLQGDFGRSFRTGQTVLQAVAERLPVSIELMLLAQLGALGIGVPLAIICAARSGGPFDRFMTGTAFGMLSVPTFLSAILLIYFFAVELRWLPATGYVPFAEDPLANLRFMVLPALTLALAEWPTIMRVLRSDMIATLQEDYIALAKAKGLTPARILFVHALKPSSLTLVTITGINIGRLIGGAVIVETIFALPGIGRLLIGAILTRDLIILQGVVLLVGAGFVIMNFIVDMLYAVLDPRIRHGHA from the coding sequence ATGACGTTCTTCGTCGCACGCCGGCTCTTGTACCTGTTGCCGGTGCTGATCGCGGTTTCGCTGCTCACCTTCTCCATCGCGTCGCTGCTGCCGGGCGATCTTGCGTATACCATCCTCGGCGACCAGGCGACGCCGGAGAACGTGGCGGCGTTGCGGCACGACATGGGGCTGGATCAGCCGATCTGGTGGCGCTACCTGAGCTGGCTCGGCAATGTGCTGCAGGGCGATTTCGGCCGTTCGTTCCGCACTGGGCAGACAGTGTTGCAGGCGGTCGCCGAGCGGCTGCCGGTCTCGATCGAACTGATGTTGCTGGCACAACTCGGTGCGCTTGGAATCGGCGTTCCCCTGGCGATCATCTGCGCGGCGCGTAGCGGTGGACCGTTCGACCGCTTCATGACCGGCACTGCTTTCGGCATGCTGTCGGTGCCGACCTTCCTGTCGGCGATCCTGCTGATCTATTTTTTCGCGGTCGAACTGCGCTGGCTGCCGGCCACCGGCTATGTGCCGTTTGCCGAAGACCCGCTCGCCAACCTGCGCTTCATGGTGCTGCCCGCGCTGACACTGGCATTGGCGGAATGGCCGACCATCATGCGCGTGCTGCGTTCCGACATGATTGCGACCCTGCAGGAAGACTATATCGCGCTCGCCAAGGCAAAAGGCCTGACACCGGCGCGAATCCTCTTCGTGCATGCCCTCAAACCATCATCGCTGACCTTGGTCACGATCACCGGCATCAATATCGGCCGGTTGATCGGCGGCGCTGTCATCGTCGAGACGATCTTTGCGCTTCCCGGCATTGGCCGGCTGCTGATCGGCGCGATTCTGACGCGCGATCTGATCATTCTGCAGGGGGTGGTGCTGTTGGTCGGGGCGGGCTTCGTCATCATGAACTTCATCGTCGACATGCTCTACGCGGTTCTCGATCCCAGGATTCGCCATGGCCACGCTTGA
- a CDS encoding isocitrate/isopropylmalate dehydrogenase family protein gives MSANNTFHIAVLGGDGIGPEVMAPALEVLRKIEATSELKFRFTEAPAGANNYLATGKSMPDSTVRLCEEADAILLGACGLPSVRYPDNTEIAPQIELRFHFDLYAGVRPARLIPGVPSPIVGADQRGIDLVLIRESTEGLFASMGKGVVTDAEARETLVITRKTSERLFEFSFRLAERRKARGRANGGLTCVDKANVFRAFAFFREMFDEAAKRHPDVKADRLYVDACSLMLVKRPWDFDVMVTENMFGDILSDLAAGLIGGLGMAPSADIGDRYAVFQPCHGTAPDIMGQGKANPTAMILSAAMMLDWLGDKHGLESAAEAGERIERAVDKAYAGGIKPMEFGGSNGTADIAKAVLAAL, from the coding sequence ATGTCCGCAAACAATACCTTCCACATCGCCGTGCTCGGCGGCGATGGCATCGGCCCTGAAGTGATGGCGCCGGCGCTGGAAGTGCTGCGCAAGATCGAGGCGACGAGCGAGCTGAAATTTCGCTTCACCGAGGCGCCGGCCGGCGCCAACAATTATCTCGCGACCGGCAAGTCGATGCCCGACAGCACCGTGCGGCTGTGCGAGGAGGCGGACGCCATCCTGCTCGGCGCCTGCGGCCTGCCGTCGGTGCGCTACCCCGACAACACCGAGATCGCGCCGCAGATCGAGCTGCGCTTCCATTTCGATCTCTATGCCGGCGTGCGCCCGGCGCGGCTGATACCGGGCGTGCCGAGCCCGATCGTCGGCGCCGACCAGCGCGGCATCGATCTCGTACTGATCCGGGAATCGACCGAAGGCCTGTTCGCCTCGATGGGCAAGGGCGTCGTCACCGATGCCGAGGCGCGCGAGACGCTCGTCATCACCCGCAAGACCTCGGAGCGGCTGTTCGAGTTTTCGTTCAGGCTCGCCGAACGCCGCAAAGCGCGGGGACGAGCGAATGGCGGCCTGACCTGTGTCGACAAGGCGAACGTGTTCAGAGCGTTCGCGTTCTTTCGCGAGATGTTCGATGAGGCTGCAAAACGCCATCCTGACGTCAAGGCCGATCGGCTTTATGTCGATGCCTGTTCGCTGATGCTGGTGAAGCGCCCCTGGGACTTCGACGTCATGGTGACGGAGAACATGTTCGGCGACATTCTCTCCGACCTCGCTGCCGGCCTGATCGGCGGGCTCGGCATGGCGCCCTCGGCCGATATCGGCGACCGCTACGCCGTGTTCCAGCCGTGCCACGGCACCGCGCCCGATATCATGGGGCAGGGCAAGGCCAACCCGACGGCGATGATTTTGTCGGCCGCGATGATGCTGGACTGGCTCGGCGACAAGCACGGGCTCGAAAGCGCAGCCGAAGCCGGCGAGCGCATCGAGCGCGCAGTGGACAAGGCCTATGCCGGAGGGATCAAGCCGATGGAATTCGGTGGCAGCAACGGCACGGCGGATATTGCGAAGGCGGTGCTGGCAGCGTTGTAA